Proteins co-encoded in one bacterium genomic window:
- a CDS encoding helix-turn-helix domain-containing protein gives MTEATEWFRQMVARHEGEPEYWVEHIKLVFSEEIGRMMDERGVSQAELARRLGTSRAYVAKVLRSTANLTLATMAKLALALDARVELALVPGEKHASSADSGVERPLRERILLPARQARRRTARPEFIASDKPARRRRGKE, from the coding sequence ATGACTGAAGCTACCGAGTGGTTCCGACAGATGGTCGCCCGCCACGAGGGCGAACCGGAGTACTGGGTCGAACACATCAAGCTCGTCTTCAGCGAGGAAATCGGCCGGATGATGGACGAGCGCGGCGTGTCTCAGGCCGAATTGGCCCGCCGACTTGGCACGTCGAGGGCTTACGTTGCCAAGGTGCTCCGCTCCACCGCCAACCTGACCCTCGCCACGATGGCGAAGCTGGCGCTGGCCCTCGATGCAAGGGTGGAACTCGCCCTTGTTCCCGGGGAGAAGCACGCTTCATCCGCCGATTCGGGCGTTGAGCGTCCCTTGCGGGAGCGCATTCTCCTGCCCGCTCGACAAGCGCGCCGCAGAACGGCGCGGCCCGAGTTCATCGCCTCCGACAAACCGGCCCGACGACGGAGAGGCAAGGAATGA
- a CDS encoding type II toxin-antitoxin system RelE/ParE family toxin has protein sequence MKLIPIRNGPARTVLAFERDGRCETQEFLSTLPERAVRSLDGVMQRLAEVGRAGTGEERFRHLRGPAYELKEHSSGVRLYCFLSGRALVCTHGGPKRAGRARLNLEIEKVMETYELCAREGLLR, from the coding sequence GTGAAGCTGATTCCGATAAGGAACGGGCCAGCGAGGACCGTGTTGGCGTTCGAGCGCGACGGCAGGTGTGAGACGCAGGAGTTCCTCAGTACGCTACCGGAACGGGCGGTGCGGAGCCTTGACGGCGTTATGCAGCGCCTGGCCGAGGTCGGTCGAGCCGGCACAGGCGAGGAGCGCTTTCGCCACCTGCGAGGTCCGGCGTACGAACTGAAGGAGCACTCGTCGGGCGTGAGGCTGTACTGCTTCCTCTCTGGGCGCGCCCTGGTCTGCACCCACGGAGGCCCGAAGCGCGCCGGCCGGGCTCGCCTGAACCTGGAGATTGAGAAAGTTATGGAAACGTATGAACTCTGCGCGAGAGAGGGCTTGCTTAGATGA
- a CDS encoding FlgD immunoglobulin-like domain containing protein has protein sequence MMHRLLGALGLLCAVACGLGPDYSAPGPYPCGTRTIDIPGAYQLMRHSLVCFPDSAGTFPKSAIPAPIIVFAHGWMMGIDRYFSYAYHLATRGFVVVMPTYSDPTIIPQHDLRARLVVDAARYVSALDTVPGDRFYGALDRWNWGFAGHSMGASIVLLAADRFGLYDTLRAIVAVSGPPSTPRTRAQDVLTPTLLLFGQFDRFAPWKHARNTYWQGAHAPATFAALHGANHGYSMDHTVFWQNGGHSIYTRDAQKRAVRRYLTAYFERYLHGDTNAWNREWTSGDSIRSHTEMESVEVRSLAPHFAQPFITPANGPAAGFEPDRKRLLLRCGLPEDDSVLVAVYVVCGNRVRTLLECRKTAGAHAVAWDGKDDAGNQVSDGVYVVGCTVRGWPIARCEVIRRLFHTGT, from the coding sequence ATGATGCACCGGTTGCTCGGTGCCCTCGGTTTGCTGTGCGCCGTTGCCTGCGGCTTGGGCCCGGACTACTCGGCTCCCGGCCCGTATCCCTGCGGCACGCGGACCATTGACATCCCGGGCGCTTACCAGTTGATGAGGCATTCGCTCGTCTGTTTCCCTGACTCCGCCGGCACGTTTCCGAAGTCGGCGATTCCGGCCCCAATCATAGTGTTCGCCCACGGCTGGATGATGGGCATCGACCGCTACTTCAGCTACGCCTATCACCTCGCTACCCGGGGCTTCGTAGTCGTCATGCCCACCTACTCGGACCCGACCATCATCCCGCAGCACGACCTGCGCGCCCGGCTTGTGGTTGACGCCGCGCGCTACGTGTCGGCGCTCGACACCGTACCCGGCGACCGCTTCTACGGAGCGCTCGACCGGTGGAACTGGGGCTTTGCCGGCCACTCAATGGGCGCGAGCATCGTCCTGCTGGCGGCTGACCGGTTCGGGCTGTACGATACGCTGCGCGCCATCGTTGCCGTCTCCGGACCGCCCAGCACGCCGCGGACTCGCGCGCAAGACGTCCTGACGCCCACGCTGCTTCTGTTCGGCCAGTTCGACCGGTTCGCGCCGTGGAAACATGCCCGCAACACGTATTGGCAAGGGGCGCACGCGCCCGCCACGTTTGCGGCATTGCACGGGGCCAACCATGGTTATTCCATGGACCACACTGTCTTCTGGCAGAACGGCGGACATTCGATCTACACGCGCGACGCCCAGAAAAGGGCCGTCCGCCGATACCTGACGGCGTACTTCGAACGTTACCTGCATGGCGACACCAACGCATGGAACCGGGAGTGGACTTCCGGCGACTCAATCCGAAGTCACACGGAGATGGAAAGCGTCGAGGTCCGGTCTCTGGCTCCACACTTTGCCCAGCCCTTTATCACGCCGGCCAATGGCCCGGCCGCCGGATTCGAGCCGGACCGGAAGAGGCTGCTGCTTCGGTGCGGCCTGCCTGAAGACGACAGTGTCCTCGTCGCCGTGTACGTCGTCTGCGGCAACCGTGTCCGGACCCTGCTCGAATGCCGCAAGACCGCAGGCGCGCATGCCGTAGCCTGGGACGGCAAAGATGACGCGGGAAATCAGGTGTCCGACGGAGTCTATGTCGTCGGTTGCACGGTCCGCGGCTGGCCGATTGCCAGATGTGAAGTCATCCGCAGGTTGTTCCACACCGGCACATAG
- a CDS encoding PstS family phosphate ABC transporter substrate-binding protein encodes MKKLITTVALAAMVTLGTAKEVVVKGSDTMLNLVQNLAEAFNSAHPDATVSVTGGGSGVGISAVINKQTDIGDASRPIASKEISSARANGVNPVEYAIAIDGVCIIVNSANSVEKLTVDQLGQLYQGKITNWSAVGGPSQKVTLYGRQPSSGTFVYVRDEAVKGEYAASMNQMNGNAQIVEAVKADAGAIGYVGVGYAREQGVKVLQLSKDGTNYYSPLDQDAVNSGKYALARPLFQYTNGKAKGDARDFIAFEVGPEGQKVVSDQGFYPLTPGYQASDSANLQ; translated from the coding sequence ATGAAGAAACTGATAACAACCGTAGCACTGGCAGCCATGGTGACCCTCGGCACCGCCAAGGAAGTGGTGGTGAAGGGCTCGGACACCATGCTGAACCTGGTGCAGAACCTGGCCGAGGCCTTCAACAGCGCCCACCCGGACGCAACCGTGTCCGTCACCGGTGGCGGTTCCGGAGTCGGCATCAGCGCCGTCATCAACAAGCAGACCGACATCGGCGACGCCTCAAGGCCCATCGCGTCGAAGGAAATCTCCAGCGCCCGGGCCAACGGCGTCAACCCGGTGGAATACGCCATCGCGATTGACGGCGTCTGCATCATCGTCAATTCCGCGAACTCGGTCGAGAAGCTCACCGTCGATCAACTCGGTCAGCTCTATCAGGGCAAGATCACGAATTGGAGCGCGGTCGGTGGCCCCAGCCAGAAGGTCACGCTCTACGGACGTCAGCCCAGCTCCGGCACCTTCGTCTATGTCCGCGACGAAGCCGTGAAGGGCGAGTACGCCGCCTCGATGAACCAGATGAACGGTAACGCCCAGATTGTCGAAGCAGTCAAGGCCGACGCGGGCGCCATCGGCTACGTCGGTGTAGGCTATGCTCGCGAACAAGGCGTCAAGGTCCTGCAGCTCTCCAAAGACGGCACGAACTACTACTCGCCGCTCGACCAGGACGCCGTTAACTCCGGCAAGTACGCGCTGGCCCGGCCGCTGTTCCAGTACACCAACGGCAAGGCCAAGGGCGATGCCAGGGACTTCATCGCGTTCGAGGTCGGCCCGGAAGGACAGAAGGTTGTCAGCGACCAGGGTTTCTACCCGCTGACTCCGGGCTATCAGGCAAGCGACAGCGCCAATCTCCAGTAG
- the pstC gene encoding phosphate ABC transporter permease subunit PstC encodes MSGTSLQAVAGTGQPRRRSRKLTDRAAGVVFWVSALLSAVVLLGILLFLLLYGVRTFREVPVFRFLFGTVWNPDAYGVSSFGLIPLLLGSLLSTAIALIIAVPLGIASAILISERLKGWVRVTAKTLVELFAGFPSVVLGFFGLVILAPFIAHLFHVPSGLNLLNASLLLGLMSLPTIISVSDDALRVVPHSYREGAYALGATPWTTAFRIVLPAAKSGILAAVMLGFGRAVGETMAVMMVAGNAPLMPHSLFQPFRTITSTIAIELGESAFGSAHYYSLFALGFVLFLIALGTNLVAESLMRRAKRSFTL; translated from the coding sequence GTGTCAGGGACATCCCTGCAGGCCGTGGCCGGCACGGGACAGCCGCGGCGCCGCTCAAGGAAGCTGACCGATAGGGCCGCAGGCGTGGTCTTCTGGGTCAGTGCGCTGCTATCCGCGGTTGTCCTGCTTGGAATTCTGCTTTTCCTGCTACTTTACGGCGTCCGGACCTTCCGCGAAGTGCCGGTATTCCGCTTCCTCTTCGGCACGGTCTGGAATCCGGATGCCTACGGCGTATCGTCATTCGGCCTCATCCCGCTGCTGCTCGGTTCGCTTCTGAGCACGGCCATCGCGCTCATCATCGCCGTGCCGTTAGGCATTGCCTCAGCCATCCTGATTTCCGAACGCCTCAAGGGCTGGGTGCGAGTCACGGCGAAAACCCTGGTCGAGCTCTTCGCCGGCTTCCCGTCAGTTGTGCTGGGGTTCTTCGGTCTGGTGATACTCGCCCCGTTCATCGCCCACCTCTTCCACGTACCATCCGGGCTGAACCTGCTTAACGCCAGTCTGCTGCTCGGGCTCATGTCGCTGCCGACAATCATCTCGGTTTCGGACGACGCACTCCGGGTGGTTCCGCATTCGTACCGCGAGGGCGCCTACGCGCTTGGGGCTACGCCCTGGACCACCGCGTTCCGCATCGTCCTGCCCGCGGCGAAGTCGGGCATACTCGCCGCGGTAATGCTCGGATTCGGCCGCGCGGTCGGGGAGACCATGGCAGTGATGATGGTCGCCGGCAACGCCCCGCTGATGCCGCACTCGCTCTTTCAGCCGTTTCGCACGATCACCTCGACCATCGCCATCGAACTCGGCGAATCCGCTTTCGGCTCGGCCCACTACTATTCGCTCTTCGCCCTCGGGTTCGTGCTGTTCCTGATTGCGCTCGGCACCAACCTGGTCGCCGAGTCGCTCATGAGACGCGCGAAGCGGAGTTTCACGCTGTGA
- the pstA gene encoding phosphate ABC transporter permease PstA: MKNEIQGTEDSRGPVNGMSGSGPHSNPGILESSTPVGKKLRRTRSASSFGFWILAVPLVAFLGFIVLMFYYLFRNGLGVISWRFLTQPPTHGMTQGGIWPCIVGTVLVTFVSLIFSVPVGVCSAIYLSEYAPANYVTRAIRSSIRSLAGIPSIVYGLFGVALFVSAMRLGLSVLASGLTLGLMNLPWIIATAEEAISAIPGSFREGALALGATKWEAIGRNVLPYAFPGILTGVLLAVARTMGETAPILFTGVTYYTKQLPTSPLNKFMALPYHLFTLSTQHEQMLKVRPLAFGTAMVLLAFVLAFDGVAFAFRLRASSSNKWQV; this comes from the coding sequence GTGAAGAATGAGATTCAAGGAACCGAGGATTCAAGGGGTCCAGTGAACGGAATGTCCGGCTCGGGTCCGCACTCGAATCCTGGAATCCTGGAATCCTCGACCCCGGTCGGAAAGAAGCTCCGCCGCACCCGGTCCGCGAGCAGCTTCGGGTTTTGGATACTGGCGGTGCCGCTGGTCGCCTTCCTGGGCTTCATCGTGCTCATGTTCTACTACCTGTTCCGCAACGGGCTGGGCGTTATCAGTTGGCGATTCCTCACCCAGCCGCCGACGCACGGCATGACCCAGGGCGGCATCTGGCCCTGCATCGTGGGCACCGTTCTCGTCACCTTCGTCTCCCTCATCTTCTCCGTGCCGGTCGGCGTATGCTCGGCCATCTACCTTTCCGAGTACGCGCCGGCGAACTACGTGACCCGCGCAATACGCAGTTCCATCCGCAGCCTTGCCGGCATACCGTCAATTGTCTATGGGCTGTTCGGGGTAGCGCTCTTCGTCTCGGCCATGAGGCTCGGTCTCTCGGTCCTCGCCTCCGGCCTGACCCTCGGTCTGATGAACCTGCCGTGGATAATCGCCACCGCCGAAGAGGCAATAAGCGCAATCCCCGGTTCGTTCCGCGAAGGCGCGCTGGCCCTGGGCGCGACCAAATGGGAAGCCATAGGCCGCAACGTCCTGCCCTACGCCTTTCCCGGTATCCTAACCGGCGTCCTGCTCGCCGTCGCCCGGACCATGGGCGAAACCGCGCCGATTCTCTTTACCGGCGTGACCTACTACACGAAGCAATTGCCGACCTCGCCCCTCAACAAGTTCATGGCTCTACCCTACCACCTCTTCACCCTTTCGACTCAGCACGAACAGATGCTCAAGGTCCGCCCCCTGGCTTTCGGGACGGCCATGGTGTTGCTTGCATTCGTACTCGCGTTCGATGGCGTGGCCTTCGCTTTCCGGCTTCGGGCATCGTCATCCAATAAATGGCAGGTGTAG
- the pstB gene encoding phosphate ABC transporter ATP-binding protein PstB: MTLPVRQPTIANLKSKTENPLSQTGTPVTRPDRGRIEVDSLNLWFGDNHVLKNVSFEIPANAVTAIMGPSGCGKSTLLRTINRMNDLILGTRVTGDIRIDGESIFADSTDVIELRKRVGMVFQKPNPFPKSIFENVAFGPAIHRMGGQADIQQRVERALRHANLWEEVRDRLHDSAFSLSGGQQQRLCTARALSVEPEIILLDEPASALDPHSTARLEELIRQLKQDYTVVIVTHNMQQAARVSDWCAFLMLGELVEFGRTEHVFTNPRDKRTEDFLTGKFG; encoded by the coding sequence ATGACGCTGCCCGTCCGACAGCCGACAATCGCCAATCTAAAATCTAAGACCGAGAATCCCCTCAGCCAGACCGGGACGCCGGTGACCAGACCGGACCGAGGTCGGATCGAGGTCGACAGCCTGAACCTCTGGTTCGGCGACAATCACGTGCTCAAGAACGTGTCGTTCGAGATACCGGCCAACGCGGTCACCGCCATCATGGGCCCGTCCGGATGCGGCAAGTCCACGCTGCTGCGCACCATCAACCGGATGAACGACCTGATACTGGGCACCCGGGTGACGGGCGACATCCGCATCGACGGCGAGAGTATTTTCGCGGACTCGACCGACGTCATCGAGTTGCGCAAGCGGGTCGGAATGGTCTTCCAGAAGCCCAATCCCTTCCCCAAATCCATTTTCGAGAACGTCGCGTTCGGGCCCGCCATCCACCGGATGGGCGGCCAAGCCGACATCCAGCAACGGGTCGAACGGGCGCTCCGCCACGCCAACCTCTGGGAGGAGGTCAGGGACCGGCTCCACGACAGCGCTTTCTCTCTGTCCGGAGGACAGCAGCAACGGCTCTGTACGGCCCGCGCTCTCTCGGTCGAGCCCGAGATCATCCTGCTCGATGAACCGGCCTCAGCCCTTGACCCGCACTCGACCGCGCGGCTTGAGGAGTTGATACGCCAGCTCAAGCAGGACTACACCGTCGTCATCGTCACCCACAACATGCAGCAGGCGGCCCGCGTCTCCGACTGGTGCGCGTTCCTGATGCTGGGCGAGCTGGTCGAATTCGGCCGGACCGAACACGTCTTCACCAATCCTCGAGACAAGCGGACCGAGGACTTCCTGACCGGGAAGTTCGGATGA
- the phoU gene encoding phosphate signaling complex protein PhoU codes for MTTLLEDKIAELRQQLITMAGIVEEMIADSIEALVNRDPALAETVISQHEDHVNRLEIENQDTAINLIALHQPEAKDLRTIAMAVMINDVLERLGDHAVNIAQAAQYLIPRPPVKPLVHIPQMADQAVAMLKDSLDAFTRTDPELARSVCARDNAVDELNLSVRSELIATMVADSGTIERALKLILIALNLERIADLATNIAEDVIYMTTGEVIKHGRGAAPSTDPAAPPSSDH; via the coding sequence TTGACTACCCTTCTAGAAGACAAAATAGCTGAGCTGAGACAACAGCTCATCACCATGGCCGGCATCGTCGAGGAGATGATAGCCGACAGCATTGAGGCGCTCGTTAACCGGGATCCGGCGCTGGCCGAGACGGTCATCAGCCAACATGAGGACCACGTTAACCGGCTTGAAATTGAGAACCAGGATACCGCCATCAACCTCATAGCGCTGCACCAACCCGAAGCAAAGGACCTGCGCACGATCGCGATGGCTGTAATGATCAACGACGTGCTTGAAAGGCTGGGCGACCACGCGGTCAATATCGCGCAGGCGGCACAGTATCTGATTCCCCGCCCACCGGTCAAACCGCTCGTCCACATCCCGCAGATGGCCGACCAGGCCGTCGCCATGCTCAAGGACTCACTCGACGCCTTCACCCGGACCGACCCCGAACTGGCCCGTTCTGTCTGCGCACGCGACAACGCAGTTGACGAACTCAATCTCTCTGTCCGATCCGAACTCATCGCAACCATGGTTGCCGATTCCGGCACCATCGAGCGGGCTCTGAAGCTGATTCTGATAGCGCTCAACCTCGAGCGGATTGCCGATCTGGCGACAAACATCGCCGAGGACGTAATCTACATGACCACCGGCGAAGTCATCAAGCACGGAAGGGGCGCGGCGCCTTCTACCGACCCGGCCGCCCCACCTTCCTCTGACCATTGA
- a CDS encoding response regulator transcription factor: MSRLVAVVDDEPDILELVSLHLSKAGFAVRTFPDATRFQKSLASSLPDLVILDLMLPDADGIDVCKYLKQEARTAHVPVVMLTARGDELDRVLGLEIGADDYITKPFSPKELVARVKAVLRRHEKKVEPDTVALAEGIALDKNRYEVTVRGRKLELTTTEFKLIEILAERRGWVFSRDELLSRLWGDEKAVLDRTIDVHITNLRKKLGKAGHLIENVRGVGYKLRD, from the coding sequence TTGAGCCGCCTGGTAGCCGTCGTTGATGACGAACCTGATATCCTTGAACTCGTCTCGCTCCACCTGAGCAAGGCCGGGTTCGCCGTCCGGACCTTCCCCGACGCCACCCGCTTTCAGAAGTCGCTCGCGTCCAGTCTGCCCGACCTTGTTATCCTCGACCTGATGTTGCCCGACGCCGACGGAATCGACGTCTGCAAGTACTTGAAGCAGGAAGCCCGCACCGCGCACGTGCCTGTTGTCATGCTGACCGCCCGCGGAGACGAACTCGACCGGGTGCTGGGTCTGGAAATCGGCGCCGACGACTACATAACCAAGCCGTTCTCGCCCAAAGAACTCGTGGCACGCGTCAAGGCGGTGCTGCGCCGTCACGAAAAGAAGGTGGAGCCGGACACGGTCGCGTTGGCCGAGGGAATCGCCCTGGACAAGAACCGCTACGAGGTCACTGTCCGGGGCCGCAAGCTCGAACTGACGACCACCGAGTTCAAGCTCATCGAGATTCTTGCGGAACGCCGCGGATGGGTGTTCAGCCGTGACGAACTCCTGAGCCGGCTGTGGGGCGATGAGAAAGCAGTACTCGACCGCACGATCGACGTACACATCACCAACTTGAGAAAGAAGCTGGGCAAGGCCGGGCACCTTATTGAAAACGTACGGGGCGTCGGCTACAAGCTCCGCGATTGA
- a CDS encoding ATP-binding protein encodes MKRYILLRLLAIQLAIIVVLLIAGLVAAHGTGRALVWIAAAIVTGAAGVTSYLFARGLARPVRDLTVAFRKLSAGEFDVRVMLGKRGRLRELGDSFNEMAFNTKTLVAELRQQREALNAIVGSIQEGLAVVDSSGRIVLANASFRKLAGEPKVEGRHYWEVIREPDFVELVRAVTTESPTAVRQLQIGGQDFACSASYLSAANQVVLTCHDNTEVARAARMKKDFVQNVSHELRTPLTAIKGFAETMETTVDSNNRPYLETIIRNTDRLVSLVKDLLALSELEEHGTELQLEDVDLSQVAAQMLVLFEKAASDKGLALKLSSSGWSGSLRADRFKLEQVFTNLLDNAVKYTEKGEIEVTLSRDSAVGSGASGNECAVIEVRDTGPGIAPEHLPRLFERFYVVDKGRSRQLGGTGLGLSIVKHIVLLHGGEVSVRSTLGVGTAFRIVLPVRAGSS; translated from the coding sequence TTGAAGCGCTACATCCTGCTCCGGTTGCTCGCCATCCAGTTGGCGATAATCGTGGTTCTTCTGATCGCCGGCCTTGTCGCCGCTCACGGCACCGGCCGTGCCCTGGTGTGGATTGCTGCTGCCATCGTGACCGGTGCTGCCGGGGTCACGTCGTACCTGTTTGCTCGCGGCTTGGCGCGTCCGGTCCGTGACCTGACCGTTGCATTCCGCAAGCTCAGCGCCGGCGAGTTTGACGTGAGGGTCATGCTTGGGAAGCGCGGCCGGCTCCGCGAACTTGGGGACAGCTTCAATGAGATGGCCTTCAATACCAAGACGCTGGTGGCCGAGCTGCGGCAGCAGCGCGAGGCCCTCAACGCCATCGTCGGGTCAATCCAGGAGGGACTGGCCGTAGTGGACAGTTCCGGCCGAATCGTCCTCGCGAATGCCAGTTTCCGGAAGCTCGCCGGTGAACCGAAGGTCGAGGGCCGGCACTACTGGGAAGTCATAAGAGAACCGGACTTCGTCGAACTCGTGCGTGCGGTGACGACTGAAAGCCCGACCGCCGTGCGCCAACTACAGATAGGCGGGCAAGACTTCGCGTGCAGCGCCAGCTACCTCTCAGCGGCCAACCAGGTCGTCTTGACCTGCCACGACAACACCGAGGTCGCACGGGCGGCGCGCATGAAGAAGGACTTCGTCCAGAACGTTTCGCATGAACTACGCACGCCACTCACCGCCATCAAAGGCTTTGCGGAAACCATGGAGACCACGGTCGACAGCAACAATCGGCCCTATCTTGAGACCATCATCCGCAACACCGACCGGCTGGTCAGCCTCGTGAAGGACCTGCTCGCCCTGTCTGAACTCGAAGAACACGGGACAGAGCTCCAGCTTGAAGACGTGGACCTGAGCCAGGTCGCCGCACAGATGCTCGTGCTTTTTGAGAAGGCCGCGAGCGACAAGGGACTCGCGCTGAAGCTGTCATCCTCAGGCTGGAGCGGTTCGCTTCGTGCCGACCGGTTCAAGCTTGAACAGGTATTCACCAACCTGCTTGACAACGCCGTGAAGTACACCGAAAAGGGAGAGATCGAAGTCACGTTGAGCCGTGATTCGGCCGTTGGGAGTGGCGCATCGGGTAATGAGTGCGCTGTCATCGAAGTCCGCGACACCGGGCCGGGCATCGCGCCTGAGCACCTGCCGAGGCTATTCGAGCGCTTCTACGTGGTGGACAAAGGCCGCTCGCGCCAGCTTGGCGGTACCGGCCTGGGCCTGTCCATCGTCAAGCACATCGTTCTGCTTCACGGCGGCGAGGTTTCGGTACGAAGCACTCTCGGCGTCGGCACGGCCTTTCGGATAGTGCTCCCGGTCCGCGCGGGCTCTTCCTAG
- a CDS encoding PAS domain S-box protein, which translates to MLIPFLDATADSLELLDESQKGIWIADNHGRIVLPNRALARLSGYGGHKGRMVPVMENS; encoded by the coding sequence ATGCTGATACCGTTTCTTGATGCGACCGCGGACAGTCTGGAGCTCCTGGACGAGTCTCAGAAGGGCATCTGGATTGCGGACAACCACGGACGCATCGTCTTACCAAACCGGGCCTTGGCCCGGCTCTCCGGCTACGGCGGCCATAAGGGACGCATGGTACCGGTCATGGAGAATTCGTGA